A single genomic interval of Theropithecus gelada isolate Dixy chromosome 16, Tgel_1.0, whole genome shotgun sequence harbors:
- the CCDC92B gene encoding coiled-coil domain containing 92B, with the protein MDTVSLEHQIQSVQRHISFLKKEQMALLRDLHLEILRLQKRCSELTHDLEMREAQSHQQEVASRELESKCRALESQLEARAAANAELRREVAQREALVSALRCSLRTEERRFLEELRRRSHRATVLGTELQKHTEAAAYLSCQLHAARQRLQAPRPGPGAAAEPRLRRRAPRARRPPVAHEAAAKGPGRDWAAWDRGAGALDDTDPMPDPALFLRSARRPLRPSVRSPRQPPPQEPPDRAGPQPAPSPPCPPSAPGDPE; encoded by the exons ATGGATACCGTGTCCCTGGAGCATCAGATCCAGAGCGTACAACGCCACATCAGCTTCCTGAAAAAGGAGCAGATGGCCCTGCTGCGAGACCTGCACCTGGAGATCCTGAGGCTGCAGAAACGCTGCTCAG AACTGACCCATGACCTGGAAATGAGAGAGGCCCAATCTCACCAGCAAG AGGTGGCGTCACGGGAGCTGGAGAGCAAGTGCCGCGCGCTAGAGTCGCAGCTGGAGGCGCGGGCCGCGGCCAACGCGGAGCTGCGGCGGGAGGTGGCACAGCGCGAGGCTCTGGTGTCCGCGCTGCGCTGCAGCCTGCGCACGGAGGAGCGCCGCTTCCTGGAGGAGCTGCGCCGCCGCAGCCACCGCGCCACCGTGCTGGGCACCGAGCTGCAGAAGCACACCGAGGCGGCCGCCTACCTCTCCTGCCAGCTGCACGCGGCGCGCCAGAGACTGCAGGCCCCGCGTCCCGGCCCCGGCGCCGCAGCCGAGCCCCGGCTACGCCGCCGCGCACCGCGGGCCCGCCGCCCGCCTGTTGCCCACGAGGCCGCCGCCAAGGGCCCCGGCCGGGACTGGGCCGCCTGGGACCGCGGGGCCGGCGCCCTGGACGACACCGACCCGATGCCCGACCCCGCGCTCTTCCTCCGCAGCGCACGGAGGCCGCTGCGGCCCAGCGTCCGCAGCCCGCGCCAGCCGCCTCCGCAGGAGCCCCCGGACCGGGCCGGCCCGCAGCCCGCGCCCAGCCCGCCCTGCCCGCCCAGCGCGCCCGGGGACCCGGAGTAG